From the Sphingomonas phyllosphaerae 5.2 genome, one window contains:
- a CDS encoding sigma-54-dependent transcriptional regulator translates to MNDTPTAPPALRVVLIDDDDGLRHALADSFAIAGIDVEPFADPRAALALLGADFPGVVVSDIRMPKMDGHAVAEAVAARDPELPVILMTGHGDIATAVAALKKGAWDFIAKPFAADHLIASVRRALDVRRLVLENRRLRVAVEEAETHYPLIGETPVMVRLRETIRQLADIDVDVLVEGETGTGKELVALLLHRWSHRRTRQFVAVDCAALPDAIADEALFGSRAHPGRIADADRGTLFLDEIDSMSPALQGKLLRVVEERELPQPGAAPRIVNLRVVAAAKTDLSAAASDGRFRADLLYRLETVRLRIPPLRERRADVPLLFAFFLGEAAERFGRPRPMIDAAVEARLVSDDWTGNVRELRNYATRVVLGLGGGDATAADQLPLSERVDRFEAATIRATLERVRGDVGAAAAELQLPRRSLYDRMQRHGIEPAAFRPAANKPE, encoded by the coding sequence ATGAACGACACACCCACCGCTCCGCCCGCCTTGCGCGTCGTGCTGATCGACGACGACGACGGGCTGCGTCATGCGCTGGCCGACAGCTTCGCGATCGCGGGCATCGACGTCGAGCCGTTCGCCGACCCGCGCGCGGCGCTGGCGCTGCTCGGCGCCGACTTTCCCGGCGTGGTGGTCAGCGACATCCGCATGCCGAAGATGGACGGCCACGCCGTCGCCGAGGCGGTGGCGGCGCGCGACCCCGAACTGCCGGTGATCCTGATGACCGGGCACGGCGACATCGCCACCGCGGTCGCCGCGCTGAAGAAGGGCGCGTGGGACTTCATCGCCAAGCCGTTCGCGGCCGACCACCTGATCGCCAGCGTGCGCCGCGCGCTCGACGTGCGGCGGCTGGTGCTGGAGAACCGCCGGCTGCGCGTCGCCGTCGAGGAGGCGGAGACGCATTACCCGCTGATCGGCGAGACGCCGGTGATGGTGCGGCTGCGCGAGACGATCCGCCAGCTCGCCGACATCGACGTCGACGTGCTGGTGGAAGGCGAGACGGGAACCGGCAAGGAGCTGGTCGCACTGCTGCTTCACCGCTGGAGCCACCGGCGTACGCGGCAGTTCGTCGCGGTCGACTGCGCCGCCCTGCCCGATGCGATCGCCGACGAGGCACTGTTCGGCAGCCGCGCGCATCCCGGGCGGATCGCCGATGCCGATCGCGGCACGTTGTTCCTGGACGAGATCGACAGCATGTCGCCGGCCCTGCAGGGCAAGCTGCTGCGCGTCGTCGAGGAGCGCGAGCTGCCGCAGCCGGGCGCCGCGCCGCGCATCGTGAACCTGCGCGTGGTGGCTGCCGCCAAGACCGATCTGTCCGCAGCGGCGTCCGACGGACGGTTCCGCGCGGACCTGCTCTACCGGCTGGAGACGGTGCGGCTGCGCATCCCGCCGCTACGCGAGCGCCGCGCCGACGTGCCGCTGCTGTTCGCCTTCTTCCTGGGCGAGGCCGCCGAGCGCTTCGGGCGACCGCGCCCGATGATCGACGCCGCGGTGGAGGCGCGGCTGGTGAGCGACGACTGGACCGGCAACGTACGCGAGCTGCGCAACTACGCGACGCGCGTGGTGCTGGGGCTGGGCGGCGGCGATGCCACTGCCGCGGACCAGCTGCCGCTGTCCGAGCGCGTCGATCGTTTCGAGGCGGCGACGATCCGCGCCACGCTGGAGCGGGTCCGCGGCGACGTCGGTGCGGCGGCGGCAGAGTTGCAATTGCCGCGCCGCAGCCTCTACGACCGGATGCAGCGCCACGGGATCGAGCCTGCCGCGTTCCGCCCCGCCGCCAACAAGCCCGAGTGA
- the hemA gene encoding 5-aminolevulinate synthase has translation MRTESIEARGVDYSRVFTQAIDRLHAEGRYRVFIDILRNKGMFPNARCFAGHNGPKPITVWCSNDYLAMGQHPKVIAAMEEALHDVGAGSGGTRNIGGNTHYHVDLEHELADLHGKQAALLFTSGYVSNEATLSTLARVLPGCIIYSDALNHASMIAGIRNSGCEKRVFRHNDLAHLEELLAADDAAVPKLIAFESVYSMEGDIAPIAAICDLADKYNALTYLDEVHAVGMYGARGGGISERDGVADRLTIIEGTLGKAFGVMGGYIAADRTIIDVIRSYAPGFIFTTSLSPVLVAGVLASVRHLKQSSAERDGQQAAAAALKAMLHDAGLPVMAGETHIVPVMVGDPVKAKKISDILLAEYGVYVQPINYPTVPRGAERLRFTPGPAHSEAMMRELVGALVEIWDRLELRLAA, from the coding sequence ATGAGGACGGAGAGCATCGAGGCGCGCGGCGTGGATTACTCGCGCGTGTTCACCCAGGCGATCGACCGGCTGCACGCCGAAGGTCGGTATCGCGTGTTCATCGACATTCTCCGCAACAAGGGGATGTTCCCCAATGCGCGCTGCTTCGCCGGACACAACGGGCCGAAGCCGATCACCGTCTGGTGCTCGAACGATTACCTCGCGATGGGTCAGCATCCGAAGGTGATCGCCGCGATGGAAGAGGCGCTGCACGATGTCGGCGCGGGCTCCGGCGGCACGCGCAACATCGGCGGCAACACCCATTATCACGTCGATCTCGAGCACGAACTGGCCGACCTGCACGGCAAGCAGGCGGCATTGCTGTTCACGTCCGGCTATGTCTCGAACGAGGCGACGCTGTCGACGCTGGCGCGTGTGCTGCCGGGCTGCATCATCTATTCCGACGCGCTGAACCACGCCTCGATGATCGCCGGCATCCGCAATTCCGGCTGCGAAAAGCGCGTGTTCCGCCACAACGACCTCGCGCATCTCGAGGAACTGCTCGCCGCTGACGACGCCGCAGTGCCCAAGCTGATCGCCTTCGAGAGCGTCTATTCGATGGAGGGCGACATCGCCCCGATCGCAGCGATCTGCGACCTCGCTGACAAGTATAACGCGCTGACGTATCTGGACGAGGTTCATGCGGTGGGCATGTACGGCGCGCGCGGCGGCGGCATCTCGGAGCGTGACGGCGTCGCCGATCGGCTGACGATCATCGAGGGCACGCTCGGCAAGGCGTTCGGGGTGATGGGGGGCTATATCGCCGCCGATCGCACGATCATCGACGTGATCCGCTCCTACGCACCCGGCTTCATCTTCACGACCTCGCTGTCGCCGGTGCTGGTCGCGGGCGTGTTGGCCAGCGTGCGCCACCTGAAGCAATCCAGCGCCGAGCGCGACGGGCAGCAAGCGGCGGCGGCGGCGCTGAAGGCGATGCTGCACGATGCCGGCCTGCCGGTGATGGCGGGCGAGACGCATATCGTGCCCGTGATGGTCGGTGACCCCGTGAAGGCCAAGAAGATCAGCGATATCCTGCTGGCCGAATATGGCGTGTACGTGCAGCCGATCAATTACCCGACGGTGCCGCGCGGAGCGGAGCGGCTGCGCTTCACGCCGGGGCCGGCGCACAGCGAGGCGATGATGCGCGAGCTGGTCGGCGCGCTGGTCGAGATCTGGGATCGGCTGGAGCTGCGGCTGGCGGCGTGA
- a CDS encoding MFS transporter, with the protein MASAPDNGSRLKSIIGGSTGNLVEWFDWYVYSAFTLYFAPHFFPSDDPTAQLLSAAAVFAVGFVMRPIGAWIMGIYADRKGRKAGLTLSVTLMCLGSLIIACTPSYATIGIFAPALLVLARLMQGLSVGGEYGASATYLSEMAGKSRRGFFSAFQYVTLISGQLLAIMLLLILQSVMDKPALEEWGWRIPFVIGALLAVVVFYLRRGLAETNSFKNAHAGDAPKSGFLMLLKHHPRETALVMLLTAGGTLAFYAYSIYMQKFLVNTSGFSKEVATQINAVTLFIFMLLQPVAGGLSDRIGRKPLMIAFGVAGVLFTYPIFSALEHTRDATTAGLLVMAALIIVTGYTSINAVVKAELFPAHIRALGVALPYALANTIFGGTAEYVALRFKKGGWEQGFYWYVTVMIGISLIVYLRMRDTGRDSLISED; encoded by the coding sequence ATGGCGAGTGCGCCCGACAACGGGAGCCGGTTGAAGTCCATCATCGGTGGCTCGACCGGCAATTTGGTCGAATGGTTCGACTGGTACGTCTACTCGGCGTTCACGCTGTATTTCGCACCGCACTTCTTCCCGTCCGATGATCCGACCGCGCAGCTGCTCAGCGCCGCGGCGGTCTTCGCGGTCGGCTTCGTCATGCGGCCGATCGGCGCATGGATCATGGGCATCTACGCCGATCGCAAGGGCCGCAAGGCGGGGCTGACCTTGTCGGTGACGCTGATGTGCCTCGGTTCGCTCATCATCGCCTGCACGCCCAGCTACGCGACGATCGGCATCTTCGCACCGGCATTGCTGGTGCTCGCGCGGTTGATGCAGGGCCTGTCGGTCGGCGGCGAATATGGCGCCAGCGCGACGTACCTCTCCGAGATGGCCGGCAAGTCGCGACGCGGCTTCTTCTCCGCGTTTCAGTACGTCACCTTGATCTCCGGCCAGTTGCTCGCGATCATGCTGCTGCTGATCCTGCAATCGGTGATGGACAAGCCCGCGCTGGAGGAATGGGGCTGGCGCATTCCGTTCGTGATCGGCGCGTTGCTGGCGGTGGTGGTCTTCTACCTGCGCCGCGGGCTGGCCGAGACGAACAGCTTCAAGAACGCGCATGCCGGTGATGCGCCGAAGTCGGGCTTCCTGATGCTCCTGAAGCATCACCCGCGCGAAACGGCGCTGGTGATGCTGCTCACCGCCGGCGGCACGCTCGCCTTCTATGCCTATTCGATCTACATGCAGAAGTTCCTGGTCAACACGTCCGGCTTCTCGAAGGAAGTCGCGACGCAGATCAACGCGGTGACCCTGTTCATCTTCATGCTGTTGCAGCCGGTCGCGGGCGGCCTGTCGGACAGGATCGGGCGCAAGCCGTTGATGATCGCCTTCGGCGTGGCGGGCGTGCTGTTCACCTACCCGATCTTCTCGGCGCTGGAGCATACCCGCGATGCCACGACCGCCGGGCTGCTCGTGATGGCGGCGCTGATCATCGTCACGGGCTACACCTCGATCAACGCGGTGGTGAAGGCCGAGCTGTTCCCCGCGCACATCCGCGCGCTGGGTGTCGCGCTGCCCTATGCGCTGGCCAACACGATCTTCGGCGGCACCGCCGAATATGTCGCGCTGCGCTTCAAGAAGGGCGGCTGGGAGCAGGGCTTCTACTGGTACGTCACGGTGATGATCGGCATCTCGCTGATCGTATACCTGCGGATGCGCGACACCGGGCGCGACAGCCTCATCAGCGAGGATTGA
- a CDS encoding ATP-binding protein, giving the protein MSLLRRHARLLTPLAIVAIATLFYLAAASWTVRHAREEARGTALRTAQQQARLLDSELAKYRLLPIVLSEYGDLRDALTGGTDAGAARRLDRKLAPLAARTGAAVIYAIDARGLTVAASNAATPNSFVGHDYRFRPYFRMAMRNAASEYFALGNVSGRPGLFMARRIDGSRGPLGVVVVKVEFEAVARAWANDPGVTLLSDARGIVLATTDRRERLRTLYPLSPATRAAIRASGQFGDEPLPPTSFRPGADPTLLMVATTLDVPGWRLVRTVSIARALREATGLARLATATLVLVLVLLAALLVWRASRAARGAAVREELKEAVAERTAELSAEMERRADADRRFRAAREELAQANRLASLGSITAGLAHEINQPVATIRTLAENAQHHLDHGRLDRVRATLESAVGLTARIGSITQEMRRFARRGTGRIEPVALDEVLEGTLLLVGDRLRGANVALDWPARGQPAVIAGRVRLEQVLVNLLNNALDAVAGRDDPRIALLVDEEGTWVSVTVADNGGGIDPALGEDVFSPFVTGKPDGLGLGLGIARDIMVQFEGSLQIVASPLGGTAFVATVRRA; this is encoded by the coding sequence ATGTCGCTGCTTCGTCGCCACGCCCGGCTGTTGACGCCGCTGGCGATCGTGGCGATCGCGACGCTCTTCTATCTCGCGGCCGCGTCGTGGACGGTCCGTCACGCCCGCGAGGAGGCACGCGGCACCGCACTGCGTACCGCGCAGCAACAGGCGCGGCTGCTCGACAGCGAACTGGCCAAATACCGGCTGCTGCCGATCGTGCTGAGCGAATATGGCGACCTGCGCGATGCGCTGACCGGCGGCACCGATGCGGGCGCGGCGCGGCGGCTCGACCGGAAGCTGGCGCCGCTTGCCGCGCGGACCGGCGCGGCGGTGATCTATGCGATCGACGCGCGCGGGCTGACCGTCGCGGCATCGAACGCGGCAACGCCGAACAGCTTCGTCGGGCACGACTATCGTTTTCGTCCCTATTTCCGGATGGCGATGCGCAACGCGGCGTCGGAATATTTCGCGCTGGGCAACGTCAGCGGCCGGCCCGGGCTGTTCATGGCGCGGCGGATCGACGGCTCGCGCGGGCCGCTCGGCGTGGTGGTGGTAAAGGTGGAGTTCGAGGCGGTGGCGCGCGCCTGGGCCAACGATCCCGGCGTTACGTTGCTGAGCGATGCGCGCGGCATCGTGCTGGCCACGACCGACCGGCGCGAGCGGTTGCGCACGCTCTACCCGCTGTCGCCCGCGACGCGCGCCGCGATCCGGGCCAGCGGGCAGTTCGGCGACGAACCGCTGCCGCCGACGTCTTTCCGGCCGGGCGCCGATCCGACCCTGTTGATGGTCGCGACAACGCTCGACGTACCCGGCTGGCGACTGGTGCGCACGGTGTCGATCGCACGTGCGCTGCGCGAGGCGACCGGGCTGGCGCGGCTGGCCACCGCGACGCTGGTGCTGGTGCTGGTGCTGCTGGCCGCGTTGCTGGTGTGGCGCGCGAGCCGCGCGGCGCGCGGCGCGGCGGTGCGCGAGGAACTGAAGGAAGCGGTCGCCGAGCGCACTGCCGAGCTCAGCGCCGAGATGGAGCGCCGCGCCGACGCCGACCGGCGCTTCCGTGCCGCGCGCGAGGAACTGGCGCAGGCGAACCGGCTCGCGTCGCTGGGATCGATCACCGCCGGGCTGGCGCACGAGATCAACCAGCCGGTCGCGACGATCCGCACGCTGGCCGAGAATGCGCAGCATCACCTGGATCATGGCCGGCTCGATCGCGTGCGCGCGACGCTGGAAAGCGCGGTCGGGCTGACCGCGCGGATCGGGTCGATCACGCAGGAGATGCGCCGCTTCGCACGCCGCGGCACCGGACGGATCGAGCCGGTGGCGCTCGACGAGGTGCTGGAGGGTACGCTGCTGCTGGTCGGCGACCGGCTGCGCGGCGCGAACGTCGCGCTGGATTGGCCGGCGCGCGGGCAACCCGCGGTGATCGCGGGGCGCGTGCGGCTGGAACAGGTGCTGGTCAACCTGCTCAACAACGCGCTGGACGCAGTCGCCGGGCGCGACGATCCACGCATCGCACTGCTGGTGGATGAGGAAGGGACATGGGTGAGCGTGACCGTGGCGGATAACGGCGGGGGCATCGACCCGGCGCTGGGCGAGGACGTGTTCAGCCCGTTCGTGACCGGCAAGCCCGACGGACTGGGACTCGGCCTGGGGATCGCACGCGACATCATGGTGCAGTTCGAGGGCAGCCTGCAGATCGTCGCGTCGCCGCTGGGGGGCACGGCGTTCGTGGCGACGGTGCGACGCGCATGA
- the murI gene encoding glutamate racemase — protein MTEAAPILFFDSGVGGLSVVAPTRALLPTAPIVYAADSAGFPYGTRTEAEIAARVPALLGRLVERYRPRLVVIACNTASTIALPVVRAALDVAVVGTVPAIKPAAAMSITRVIGVLGTEATVRQPYVDDLAARFAADCTVLRHGSAALVELAEAKLAGEAPDPAGVRRALDGLFGQPGGDRIDVIVNACTHFPLLEADMAAVAPPGMRFVDGGPGIARRIACLTAGQEWPAVPGGDTLVFTRLGERERRLAAALHSAHVEAL, from the coding sequence GTGACAGAGGCGGCACCGATCCTGTTCTTCGATTCCGGGGTGGGCGGCCTGTCGGTGGTCGCGCCCACCCGCGCGCTGCTGCCCACCGCGCCGATCGTCTATGCCGCGGATTCGGCGGGCTTCCCCTACGGAACACGCACCGAGGCGGAGATTGCGGCGCGCGTGCCGGCGCTGCTCGGGCGGCTGGTGGAGCGCTATCGCCCGCGGCTGGTGGTGATCGCCTGCAACACCGCCTCGACGATCGCGCTGCCGGTGGTGCGCGCGGCGCTGGACGTCGCAGTGGTCGGCACCGTCCCCGCGATCAAACCGGCCGCGGCGATGAGCATCACGCGTGTCATCGGCGTGCTTGGCACCGAGGCGACGGTGCGCCAGCCGTATGTCGACGATCTCGCGGCGCGCTTCGCGGCCGATTGCACGGTCCTGCGCCACGGGTCGGCGGCGCTGGTGGAGCTCGCCGAGGCGAAGCTGGCCGGCGAGGCGCCTGATCCCGCAGGGGTGCGCCGCGCGCTGGACGGGTTGTTCGGGCAGCCCGGCGGGGACCGGATCGACGTGATCGTCAACGCCTGCACGCACTTCCCGTTGCTGGAGGCGGACATGGCGGCCGTCGCGCCGCCCGGCATGCGCTTCGTCGATGGCGGCCCGGGCATCGCGCGCCGAATCGCCTGTCTCACCGCGGGGCAGGAATGGCCGGCCGTGCCGGGCGGCGACACCTTGGTGTTCACGCGGCTGGGCGAGCGCGAGCGTCGGCTCGCGGCGGCGCTCCACTCCGCCCACGTCGAGGCGCTGTAG
- a CDS encoding M48 family metallopeptidase, producing the protein MRMFLRLSAVLLAFAALPAHAAPSLLEVDQRLAAIAWRLTTANATLCREQQPVIGATLHAADQYPRELRDGFATPVAVELVVPGAPAALAGVAADDGVVAVDGRPLPAPQPSDTPTSATRDAAQARIAALPVAAPIPLLLRHAGAERRVTVLPRAGCRVEFEVLTGSKLGASSDGKVVQVGGALFEKFGDDQIAVVVAHELAHAILRHRVRLEAAGVKWGLLSEFGRNARLFRRTETEADLLGAYLLRNAGWDPQLAVRFWREYGSGIDGGMFHSRTHPSSRDRADAIAAELATMPKEAALPYLPPMLALRDEPLK; encoded by the coding sequence ATGCGTATGTTCCTTCGACTGTCCGCCGTCCTGCTCGCGTTCGCCGCGCTCCCGGCGCACGCCGCACCGAGCCTGCTGGAGGTCGACCAGCGACTGGCGGCGATCGCGTGGCGGCTGACCACCGCCAACGCCACCCTGTGCCGCGAGCAGCAGCCGGTGATCGGCGCCACCCTGCATGCCGCGGACCAATATCCGCGCGAACTGCGCGACGGCTTCGCGACGCCCGTCGCGGTCGAGCTGGTGGTGCCGGGCGCACCCGCGGCGCTCGCCGGGGTGGCGGCGGACGACGGAGTGGTAGCGGTGGACGGGCGACCGCTGCCCGCGCCGCAGCCGAGCGACACCCCGACCAGCGCGACCCGCGACGCGGCGCAGGCGCGGATCGCCGCGCTTCCCGTCGCCGCACCGATCCCGCTGCTGCTGCGCCACGCCGGCGCGGAGCGACGGGTGACGGTGCTGCCGCGCGCCGGGTGCCGCGTCGAGTTCGAGGTGCTGACCGGCAGCAAGCTGGGCGCATCGTCGGACGGCAAGGTCGTGCAGGTCGGCGGCGCGCTGTTCGAGAAGTTCGGCGACGACCAGATCGCGGTCGTGGTCGCGCACGAGCTGGCGCATGCGATCCTGCGCCACCGCGTCCGGCTCGAGGCGGCGGGGGTCAAATGGGGGCTGCTGTCTGAGTTCGGCCGCAACGCGCGGCTGTTTCGCCGGACCGAGACCGAGGCCGACCTGCTGGGCGCCTACCTGTTGCGCAACGCCGGCTGGGACCCCCAACTGGCGGTGCGCTTCTGGCGCGAATATGGCAGCGGCATCGACGGCGGCATGTTCCACAGCCGCACGCATCCGTCGTCCCGGGACCGCGCCGATGCGATCGCGGCGGAGCTGGCGACGATGCCGAAGGAGGCAGCGTTGCCGTACCTGCCGCCGATGCTCGCACTGCGCGACGAACCATTGAAGTAG
- a CDS encoding alginate export family protein: MYKDFNAARGAKAAGRTIAVRALLLGGSLLVAVPALAAPLDPVAPQMTGTKEAPATPSVVGYPAIGNGEGTLSGKYNVSRWAEDWRAMRDPARRDDPLDRLKYLPLTQEGDVYLTLSGEFRYRVQETTNPDLRDRAAQRQERTRIFAGADLHLGEHVRFYGELAHAGLSGVNLGAPGANLRNTLTLQQGFGEVKGQIGGAEIGVRGGRQEFTDGPNLLMAVRDDPTLHFVLDGVRGYVRGKRLRADVFDLNFVNYGREGLGDDRTDGARRFSGVTFGYVVPNDFLGTSKLFFDPFVWRLRNRAAAWGRQTAREERMFYGLHLYGDVDRATIDWTVNYQAGDFGDRKISAWQAFLAQTWRIAKSAGAPRVGVHVDYGSGGGAASGQGSVRTASGLYGNNIYYSYQGFLTPTNLMAISPNVTVQPVKNLRVTGEYTMAWRPNVGEAVYRASGAPFAGTQNVGGKHVADLIRAQAIWSVTPRISLTGRYEHMMVKDALSNAGYKNSDFLAGWISLRF; encoded by the coding sequence ATGTACAAGGATTTCAACGCGGCGCGCGGCGCCAAGGCAGCCGGGCGCACCATCGCCGTTCGCGCGCTGCTGCTGGGCGGCTCGCTGCTCGTCGCGGTGCCGGCGCTTGCTGCGCCGCTTGATCCTGTCGCCCCGCAGATGACCGGGACGAAGGAGGCTCCGGCCACGCCGTCCGTCGTCGGCTATCCCGCGATCGGCAACGGCGAGGGGACCCTGTCGGGCAAGTACAATGTCTCGCGCTGGGCCGAGGACTGGCGCGCGATGCGCGATCCGGCCAGGCGCGACGATCCGCTCGACCGGCTGAAATACCTGCCGCTGACGCAGGAAGGCGACGTGTACCTGACGCTGTCGGGCGAATTTCGCTATCGCGTGCAGGAAACCACCAACCCGGACCTGCGCGACCGCGCCGCGCAGCGGCAGGAGCGGACGCGGATCTTCGCGGGCGCCGATCTGCATCTCGGCGAGCACGTCCGCTTCTACGGCGAGCTGGCACATGCCGGCTTGTCCGGCGTCAATCTCGGCGCACCGGGCGCCAATTTGCGCAACACGCTGACGCTGCAACAGGGCTTCGGCGAGGTGAAGGGGCAAATCGGCGGCGCCGAAATCGGCGTCCGCGGCGGCCGGCAGGAATTCACCGACGGTCCCAATCTGTTGATGGCGGTGCGCGACGACCCCACGCTGCACTTCGTCCTCGACGGCGTGCGTGGCTATGTCCGCGGCAAGCGCCTGCGTGCCGACGTGTTCGACCTCAACTTCGTGAATTACGGCCGTGAGGGGCTGGGCGACGACCGTACGGACGGCGCGCGGCGGTTCAGCGGCGTGACGTTCGGCTATGTCGTGCCCAACGACTTCCTCGGCACGTCGAAGCTGTTCTTCGATCCGTTCGTCTGGCGGCTGCGCAACCGGGCCGCGGCCTGGGGGCGGCAGACCGCGCGCGAGGAGCGGATGTTCTACGGCCTGCACCTGTACGGCGACGTCGATCGCGCGACGATCGACTGGACCGTCAACTATCAGGCCGGCGACTTCGGCGATCGCAAGATCAGCGCGTGGCAGGCGTTCCTGGCGCAGACATGGCGCATCGCCAAATCGGCCGGCGCGCCGCGCGTCGGCGTCCACGTCGATTATGGCAGCGGCGGCGGCGCTGCCAGCGGGCAGGGTTCGGTGCGCACGGCGAGCGGGTTGTACGGCAACAACATCTATTACAGCTATCAGGGCTTCCTGACGCCGACCAACCTGATGGCGATCTCGCCCAACGTCACGGTGCAACCGGTCAAGAACCTGCGCGTCACCGGCGAATACACGATGGCGTGGCGCCCGAACGTGGGCGAGGCGGTCTATCGTGCCTCCGGCGCTCCCTTTGCGGGGACGCAGAACGTGGGCGGCAAGCACGTCGCGGACCTGATCCGCGCGCAGGCGATCTGGTCGGTGACGCCGCGGATCTCGTTGACCGGGCGTTACGAACACATGATGGTGAAGGACGCGCTGTCGAACGCCGGCTACAAGAACTCGGATTTCCTGGCGGGCTGGATCAGCCTGAGATTCTAG
- the dprA gene encoding DNA-processing protein DprA, with amino-acid sequence MTTAADEVAARLRLIRTPSIGPVSYRQLLARFGSAAAALDALPELARRGGGRVPEPPSTAAIEREQQLIEKLGARLLFLGDSDYPALLAEIDNAPAVLTVRGDLSLVTRTPVALVGARNASAAACRFARTLAHDLAAERASVVSGLARGIDTAAHEGAGHATIAVIAGGIDVAYPPENAALQERIAQEALLIAEMPPGTEPRARHFPHRNRIIAGLALGTLVVEAAPRSGSLITARLAGEQGREVMAVPGHPSDPRAQGCNTLIRDGATLVQNAADVLEQLRPIDARAAVRAPARGWGAPPPADASDAERQRIDSLLGPVPVAVDELVRQSGCAPAVVQMVLLEIELAGRLERHAGGRVSLL; translated from the coding sequence ATGACGACGGCTGCGGACGAGGTGGCGGCGCGGCTGCGGCTGATCCGCACGCCGTCGATCGGCCCGGTCAGCTATCGGCAATTGCTGGCACGCTTCGGCTCGGCGGCGGCGGCGCTGGACGCATTGCCGGAGCTGGCGCGGCGTGGCGGCGGGCGCGTGCCGGAGCCTCCCTCTACCGCGGCGATCGAACGCGAGCAGCAGCTGATCGAGAAGCTCGGCGCACGGCTGCTGTTCCTGGGCGATAGCGATTACCCGGCGTTGCTGGCGGAGATCGACAATGCGCCGGCGGTGCTGACGGTGCGAGGCGACCTGTCGCTGGTGACGCGCACGCCGGTGGCGCTGGTCGGCGCACGCAACGCGTCGGCCGCGGCGTGCCGCTTCGCGCGCACGCTGGCGCACGATCTGGCGGCGGAGCGGGCGAGCGTCGTCTCCGGGCTGGCGCGCGGGATCGACACCGCGGCGCACGAGGGCGCCGGCCACGCGACGATCGCGGTGATCGCGGGCGGGATCGATGTCGCCTACCCGCCCGAGAACGCCGCGCTCCAGGAGCGGATCGCGCAGGAAGCGCTGCTGATCGCCGAGATGCCGCCCGGCACCGAGCCGCGCGCGCGGCACTTCCCGCACCGCAATCGCATCATCGCCGGGCTGGCGCTGGGCACGCTGGTGGTGGAGGCGGCGCCGCGCTCCGGCTCGCTCATCACCGCGCGGCTGGCGGGGGAGCAGGGCCGCGAGGTGATGGCAGTGCCGGGTCATCCGTCCGATCCGCGCGCGCAGGGCTGCAACACGCTGATCCGTGACGGCGCGACGCTGGTGCAGAATGCCGCCGACGTGCTGGAACAGCTGCGCCCGATCGACGCGCGCGCGGCGGTGCGCGCGCCGGCCCGCGGCTGGGGCGCGCCGCCGCCTGCCGACGCCAGCGATGCCGAGCGGCAGCGGATCGATTCGCTGCTCGGCCCGGTGCCGGTCGCGGTCGACGAACTGGTGCGGCAGTCCGGATGCGCGCCTGCGGTGGTGCAGATGGTGCTGCTGGAGATCGAGCTGGCCGGTCGCCTGGAGCGGCACGCCGGCGGACGGGTGAGCCTTTTGTGA